One window of Aspergillus oryzae RIB40 DNA, chromosome 3 genomic DNA carries:
- a CDS encoding cytochrome P450 (cytochrome P450 CYP2 subfamily), which yields MDLYKAVVLDLHLSPGLISAIHKPTVLVGIACALFFSQLLFWTAKYSHKKTKGLADLPGPSGWPLIGMGLDLPVRPRELLNRWAAQYGDVFKVRVGWYNWVFFNSPDAVKEVFDRQAAVTSGKPPLPIAQDYCLRGDGVLPMTYNAKWKRLHAFLKQLLSAKASAAFIPSQEFEIKQLLADLSHEAGKNSTDFYMHIRRMTFSIVMTSAYGLRIPKWDCQEVRDVYGNMRMLSIILSPGMFWIDMRHWDNLKDRITAGNRPRLLRQGPHRGLEEETVSWLASAVPEAGPETTASALNGLIRYLAMFPDAQARAHDEVTRVLGDTRMATLADEPNMPYIRAVIKETLPTVPHGDVHYRDHLIPKGTILLANLNTLHWDPERFPHPFHFKPERYLNHLHRSAVYAAGGDILARDNFTFGAGRRICPGIHLAENGLFLAVANITWAYEFKLPLDDQGEEIPLDITDEGFMEGAIRVPKQYTVRILERNAARSRLIRSEWDQAQQAGYVLRGSHVDVNGGVGGGSKTAAS from the exons ATGGATCTCTACAAGGCGGTTGTCCTTGACTTGCATCTTTCCCCCGGCCTTATCTCGGCAATCCACAAGCCAACAGTCCTTGTGGGCATTGCCTGTGCATTGTTTTTCTCTCAGCTCCTGTTCTGGACGGCCAAGTACTCTCACAAAAAGACCAAGGGGCTAGCTGATCTTCCTGGCCCCTCTGGATGGCCACTCATCGGGATGGGCTTGGATTTGCCAGTCCGGCCCCGCGAATTGTTGAACCGATGGGCGGCCCAGTATGGAGATGTCTTCAAGGTCCGCGTTGGCTGGTACAACTGGGTGTTCTTCAATAGCCCCGATGCCGTCAAGGAAGTGTTTGATAGACAG GCTGCCGTCACCTCAGGCAAGCCACCCCTACCCATCGCGCAAGACTATTGCCTCCGGGGAGACGGCGTCCTCCCGATGACGTACAACGCCAAATGGAAACGATTGCATGCGTTCCTCAAGCAGCTCCTGAGCGCCAAGGCATCCGCAGCATTCATCCCCAGCCAGGAATTCGAGATCAAGCAGCTACTCGCAGACCTCAGTCACGAAGCTGGCAAGAACAGTACCGACTTCTACATGCACATCCGCCGCATGACCTTTTCCATCGTCATGACCTCCGCCTACGGTCTGCGCATCCCCAAATGGGACTGCCAGGAAGTCCGCGATGTCTATGGAAACATGCGCATGCTCTCCATTATCCTCAGCCCTGGGATGTTCTGGATCGAT ATGCGCCACTGGGACAACCTCAAAGACCGCATCACCGCCGGCAACCGCCCCCGACTGCTTCGCCAAGGACCTCATCGA GGCCTTGAAGAGGAGACCGTCTCCTGGCTCGCTAGCGCCGTCCCCGAAGCCGGCCCCGAAACCACCGCCAGCGCTCTCAACGGCCTGATCCGGTATTTGGCTATGTTTCCCGACGCGCAGGCCCGCGCTCACGACGAGGTCACCCGGGTGCTAGGGGATACGCGAATGGCCACGCTGGCGGACGAACCAAATATGCCGTACATCCGGGCCGTGATCAAGGAAACGCTTCCGACTGTGCCCC ACGGGGACGTCCACTACCGGGACCACCTCATTCCCAAGGGCACCATTCTGCTGGCGAACCTCAACACCCTGCACTGGGACCCCGAGCGCTTTCCCCACCCGTTCCACTTCAAGCCCGAGCGGTACCTCAACCACCTGCATCGTTCCGCCGTGTATGCTGCCGGCGGAGATATCCTCGCCCGCGACAACTTCACCTTCGGGGCCGGCCGGCGCATCTGTCCGGGGATTCACCTGGCGGAGAACGGACTGTTCCTGGCCGTTGCCAATATCACCTGGGCGTATGAGTTCAAGTTGCCGCTGGATGACCAGGGGGAGGAAATCCCCTTGGATATCACGGACGAGGGGTTTATGGAGGGCGCTATTCGCGTGCCAAAGCAGTATACGGTGCGGATTCTAGAGCGGAATGCGGCCAGGTCGAGGTTGATCCGGTCGGAGTGGGACCAGGCGCAGCAGGCTGGGTATGTTTTGCGTGGGTCGCATGTTGATGTCAATGGGGGGGTGGGGGGAGGGTCAAAGACGGCGGCTTCTTAA